A window from Solanum stenotomum isolate F172 chromosome 5, ASM1918654v1, whole genome shotgun sequence encodes these proteins:
- the LOC125865866 gene encoding uncharacterized protein LOC125865866, which translates to MDFLRFALPLIDCLAWPVVALGYPICASIRAIETGSKYHMRKLVIYWTIFSFISLFQHLFDKFIQWVPLWPHIKLITICWLVIPRFNGACYLYEVLVRPCLLVKWHDSISQFNSSCYVYLRLSCLCLSVNLQTVADWFNKPMEDQSLKNETFLSVVEGYLEENGSDALEKHIANKYKDYSSKHHAEEIKPTDTSDEAGRITPNQTQCEGGGPVWEDITVMEHMAKHEAAEPKQVKSLMENPIIIEKKTKGLQVRELVVPADAEKIKLPEVASSEKVQTEWTCALCEMTTTSEQNMKSHLNGRKHKAKYEGLKTCEQTSKSDGSLPVPTKSNQLNLEQVKHASAAQPQHSANKAVEPKQVKSVKEHPIQIEKKTTGVQIKDTAFPADAKEIKLPEINPLKNVQTEWTCAVCQVTTTSKHDLKCHLLGTRHRIKCEELKRTAKTERNPPSTSNIPELKQKQVKHALAAQNKNSTNKKPKENAQLGATTRQHQRQTQVKNAGGATTHNSKLWCSFCDIRCPDEIAMAAHLNGKKHLAKLQERMSFTSGTSWD; encoded by the exons ATGGATTTTCTCAGATTTGCACTTCCCTTGATCGATTGCCTAGCTTG GCCCGTAGTTGCTCTGGGCTATCCTAT ATGTGCATCAATACGAGCAATTGAGACTGGCTCCAAGTATCACATGAGGAAGCTCGTCATATATTGGactatcttttcttttatttctctctTCCAACACCTATTTGACAAATTTATCCAATG GGTTCCTCTGTGGccacatataaaattaattaccaTATGTTGGTTGGTGATACCACGGTTTAACGGGGCATGTTATCTTTATGAAGTTCTAGTTCGTCCATGTTTACTGGTTAAATGGCACGATAGTATCAGTCAGTTTAATAGTTCTTGTTATGTTTATCTACGCCTTTCATGTTTGTGCTTGTCTGTCAACCTTCAAACTGTTGCCGACTGGTTTAACAAGCCAATGGAGGATCAATCTCTCAAGAATGAAACATTTCTGTCTGTGGTAGAGGGGTATCTCGAAGAAAATGGATCGGATGCTCTGGAGAAACATATTGCAAACAAG TATAAGGATTATAGTTCGAAACATCATGCAGAAGAGATCAAGCCTACTGATACTAGTGATGAAGCAGGAAGGATTACCCCCAACCAG ACACAATGTGAAGGGGGTGGTCCTGTTTGGGAAGATATCACAGTGATGGAGCATATGGCAAAACATGAAGCAGCTGAGCCCAAACAG GTTAAGAGTTTGATGGAAAATCCAATTATAATtgagaagaaaacaaaaggacTGCAGGTCAGGGAATTGGTAGTTCCAGCAGATGCTGAAAAGATAAAACTTCCAGAGGTTGCTTCTTCAGAGAAAGTTCAGACAGAGTGGACTTGTGCATTATGCGAAATGACAACCACCTCGGAGCAGAACATGAAGTCCCATCTTAACGGAAGGAAACATAAAGCTAAGTATGAAGGGCTGAAAACTTGCGAACAAACGTCGAAAAGCGATGGAAGTTTACCCGTTCCAACAAAGTCAAATCAGCTTAATCTGGAGCAAGTAAAACATGCATCTGCAGCACAACCACAGCACAGTGCTAATAAAGCAGTTGAGCCTAAACag GTTAAAAGTGTGAAGGAACATCCAATTCAGATTGAGAAGAAAACAACAGGTGTGCAGATCAAGGATACAGCATTTCCAGCAGATGCCAAGGAGATTAAACTCCCAGAAATCAATCCTCTAAAGAATGTTCAGACAGAGTGGACTTGTGCGGTATGTCAAGTGACAACCACCTCAAAGCATGACTTGAAGTGCCATCTTCTAGGGACGAGACATAGGATAAAGTGTGAAGAGCTGAAGAGAACGGCCAAAACTGAAAGAAACCCACCTTCTACTTCAAATATACCAGAGCTTAAGCAGAAGCAAGTAAAACATGCACTTGCAGCACAAAACAAGAACAGCACTAATAAAAAACCTAAAGAAAATGCCCAACTGGGAGCTACTACCAGGCAACATCAAAGGCAGACACAAGTGAAGAATGCTGGTGGTGCTACTACTCATAATTCTAAGTTGTGGTGTAGTTTTTGTGACATTAGGTGCCCTGATGAGATTGCTATGGCTGCACATCTTAACGGTAAGAAACACTTGGCAAAACTTCAAGAAAGAATGAGTTTTACTAGTGGAACATCATGGGATTGA
- the LOC125863924 gene encoding uncharacterized protein LOC125863924 — translation MLRKLVRGVYPWIRPEKANWPHLIAKLQNYMLKIYHYNVVWQRPERDKVKYNTDGASKGNPGDSSFGFCIRNHEGNLLYAKAKRIGVATNTKVESMAILEALQYCMGKELMGVIVGNRFFEPKK, via the coding sequence ATGTTGAGGAAGCTAGTAAGAGGAGTGTATCCTTGGATAAGACCAGAAAAAGCAAATTGGCCACACCTAATAGCAAAATTGCAGAACTATATGCTCAAGATATATCACTACAATGTAGTTTGGCAAAGGCCAGAGAGAGACAAAGTAAAATACAACACAGATGGTGCAAGTAAAGGTAACCCTGGAGATAGTTCCTTTGGATTTTGCATTAGAAATCATGAAGGTAACTTACTGTATGCAAAGGCAAAAAGAATTGGAGTGGCAACAAACACAAAGGTTGAATCAATGGCAATCTTGGAGGCTTTGCAGTACTGCATGGGGAAGGAACTAATGGGAGTTATAGTTGGAAATAGATTCTTTGAGCctaaaaaatga